Genomic segment of Sulfurovum sp. UBA12169:
GATATCTTAGGCTGTCAAGAATGATATCTACGCTTTCCGGTCTTGTAAATACAGGAAGCCAGTTGAGTATCGTACAGGTAAAGAAATGAGGATGTGTTGTTTCATAAATTTTGTAGCGACTTCTTCCCATTTGTTTATTGTATCTTATTTTTGTTTATGGTGTTATGTGCGACTGACCTTGGGGTATGCATTCCCATCGGGGACGATGGGAACGAGGGAACGGTTGAGTATAGCTAATAAGTTATACCGCTAGGGAACTTATTAGCTACTATGTTTTGTTAGCAAGCTTACTTAGTATTGGATTCGTAAGTGTTTCTGAATGCCAATGTGCTCGTAAACATTTAAATGCAAAATCAACTAATTCTTTGCATTCATCTTTTGTGATTTGTTCAGATGGAAGCAAAAATTCTTTATTTTTAGCATCTACATATGTAGCTAAGTTCTTTTTTTCAAAAAAACTGCCAACTGAAATGTTAGCTTTTTTTAACCATTCCACATCACTATTGTTTTGTAGGTCAGTTTCCAAACCAAACATATAGTAATGAAAGTTTTGAGATGTAATTTTTTTTGTATGATTATAGAAGCGTTTTTTTAATTTCTTCCAATCAATAGTTTCACCTAACTCAATTTTTGCAATAGCCCCAACTATAATTGGAATTTTCCCTAATTCTTCAAAACAAAAATAAGCAAGGAGATAAGCTCTGCTGAACATTTCATGGTCAAGTAACAGCTTGGCTTCTTTTTGCAAATTCTCTGCGTTGTCAAATATTGCTATACGAAGTGAATGTAATTCTTTAATTGTTAAATTTTCCATAAATGTCCAGCTAACTATTTATTAGAGGAACACAATATCCTCTATCCCCTTTATTGAAGTGTTAGTAGTATATAAAAAATATCCGGCTATTTTAATAAATATTACAATTTATCATATTTTTTTATTTTTCCTCGTACCCAAGCCGGAACTTAGGTACGAGGGAAATATACTGTCGTTAGAGAACAGCGCTAACGGTATACCGCCATTTATGCTTATTGATCTGCACCGTAAAACCGTGACCTTCAAGCACTTCTTTCAGTACGCTCGGCTCATAAAAATTGGCAGGTTCCCCGAAGAGTTTTTCCATCCGGCAGATGCTTTTGCCCAAAAACGTGCCTTTGTCAAAATCGTAGATAAAAAGCCTTCCGCCGTTTTTGAGTACCCGCACGACCTCTTTGAATGCGGCGTCGGGGTTGTTGAAATGGTGCAGCGACTCCCCCATGAAAACCGCATCAAAACTCTCTTTTTCAAACGGCAGGGCTTCCGCGATCCCTACGTGTACCTCCAGATAGGGCGGCGCGTATTTGAGCATCCCCTCGGCCGGGTCTAGAGCTGTATACTTCAGCGTGTCGTTGCACCTGTAGGCGAACTCGCTCATCACTCCCGTGCCCGCCCCGATATCCAAAACGCTCTCTTTGTCGGTAAAACCCCGCAAAAATACACACAGGTCGTCCAATATGGGTTTGGAGTATACCAGCGAGCCCAAATGTTTAAATATAAACCCCAGATTGTTAAAAGACATCATAACTCCTTCCCTCATCCCCAAGCTCCGGCTTGAGGATGCGTGCGCACATATCGGTTTTGACCAAAACTTTTCAGCATTCAGCAATCCTTTTTCCTCTTTATGACCTCCGACTCGGGCGACGAGAGGAAATTTTTACTTTTCTTCTGTCGGGAGCAAAAGATGCTTTGATGTGTTAATATGGTAGCATTATTGATGTAGTATAATAAAAGTATTTATCTATTTTGCTAAATATAAAATCAGAAAAGGACTTTTGATGAAAAACCTCATGATCTTAAATCACCAACCCTATGACGGCACCGATGTAACATGGAATGCTTTGCGTCTGGCCAAAACCCTACATGAAAGAGGGGAGATTGTTAAAATATTTTTAATGAATGATGCTGTTGATTTGGTGCGTGATGTGACAAAAAAACCTGAGTCGTATGAGTATGATTTGGTTGAGATGCTTAAGAGTCTTTACAATAGCGGTGTTGATCTTAGCGTTTGCGGAACATGTATTACTCGCTGCGGCATTAATAAAAATAAGCCGTATTTCAATGATGAAATAAAGGGAACTATGAGTAAACTCGCTGAGTGGGTAATGGAGTGCGATAAGGTATTGACATTCTAAATTTCTCTTGCTGCAAGGTTCCTGTTTGGGGACGAGAGAATGTGTGGAGTCCCATGGTCCTGCCATAAAAGAATTTCTGTATAATACGCAAAACAGAGTTCAAAAGGAGGGCATGATGGATAAAACGGATATACTCGAAGCCCTCAAACACTCCAATGTCTTTCTCACCGGCGGGGCCGGGGTAGGGAAAAGCTATATTACCAATGAAGTCATCAGCGACTACCGTAAGCGCGGCAAGCAGGTTGTTGCGCTTGGTTCTACCGGTGTGAGTGCAGTAAATATCGGGGGTTTTACGGTACACAGTTTTTTTGATTTTGGTATTGCCGGTAATTTTGAAGAGCTTTTGGTCCATGATAAGCGGGCCAAAAAGCGCCTTGCTGATCTTAAAAAAGTGCTTCAGGCCACGGATCTTGTCATTATCGATGAAATTTCGATGGTGAGTGCGGATTTGTTAGATATGGTCGCCTATAGACTTAACCATTTTGGTTATTTGGGGAAATTGCTTTTTGTGGGGGATTTTTTCCAGCTTCCTCCTGTGCAGAAATCAGCTTCCAATCATCTTTTTGGTGACAGGCTTTATGCTTTTGAGAGCAATGCGTGGGAAGCTTTTGCGTTAAAGGTCATTGAACTTACCCAAATGAAGCGTACCCATGATGCAGAGTTTACCCATATTTTAAATAAGGTACGATGCGGCATATGTGATGATGAGGTCATTCTCTACATGCAAAGACTTTGGAACACCCAAATTTCAGATAAAGATTCTACCTATCTTTTTGGACGCAACCTTGAAGCCGAACGGACCAATAGAGCCAAGATTAATGAACTTGATACAGAAGAGACGATCCTTTTTGCCAATTTGGAGATGTTTCAAAAAGTACATGAAAAGAAGCTCTCAGGATGGAAAAATTTGCTTCCTGTTTCTGAGTATCTCACTCTTAAAGAAGGCGTTCCTGTACTTTTTACGGTAAACAAATGGGGAAAATTCGTCAACGGGGAGCGCGGTATTTTGCGAAAGATAGCAGACGAATATCTCATTGTCGAAAAAGAAGAAGGCTGTGTTCGGGTAGAACGTCATGACTTTGACCTGTTGGATATAGCAGTCAGGGAGGACGGTGGAGTTGAAGCGGTCTCTTTGGCCACACTTTCACAGTTTCCTTTAAAACTGGCCTATGCGGTAACGATACACAAAAGTCAAGGCATGAGCATCAATAATCTGGTTTGCAATGTAGACAATATCTTTGCGCCCAGTCAGTTTTATGTAGCAATCTCACGCGCAATAGATCCTAAAAAACTGCGTATTGATTTTAATAAAGGCGACTTGACGCATTATCTTAAGCGGGTGATTCATGTCGATAAAAGAGTGGCGGAATACTACGATAAAATTTCTAAAAACTAGAGAAAATATCATTTTACAGATTTAAAAGTATTTTTTAATTTTATCAATCAATTTTTCTTTTGTTGTGATCTCTTCTTCTGTGTGATCTGTAAAGTAGTGTTCGGGGAGTTTATTTTCTTTTGATCCGTCCACATTGATAACATTGAGCTCCGGGTGGATCAGCTCTCGAAGCTGCCTTTGAACGACCATCTTGGTTGTCATCAGACTCATGCTGCATCCGTGGCATGTGCCGGTGAGTTCTATGTAGACCGTGCCGTCACTTACCCCCAGTAACTTTATGGCCCCTCCGTGAGAATTCACATACATATTTACTTTTGGCAGATTGATCTTTACCGCGTGATATATCTCTTCGTCTGAAAATGGTATCATAGTGATTATCCTTTGTTATAAATATATTAATTTTTTATAATATAAATTGTTTTTCCTTAAAAAGGATTAAATTACTCCTATTTAATCTTTTTGAGCCTTAAACTTAAAAAAAATCCGATCAGCAGCAGCGTGATGGTCAGGAGATATATCACGGTATAACTCTCTACAAATTTAAGAATGACCCCTCCCAGAATAGGAAAGAAAAGCCCAATTGAAGTGATATTGGTCTGAATAGCGGTGTAAACCGGCCGTTTTTCTTCGGGAGCAATCTCTATAACCAAATTCATACCGCTGTTGTTGAATCCATCCAAAGCTACGCCGAACAATAAAAAGATGAGAGCATAACCATAAGCGTCTTTTGCAAAAAGAGCAATAACAAAAGCGATAATGATAAATAAAAAACTAAGTGAAAGCATTTTTTCGTAGTTGTCAATGCGTGTCCACAATAAACTGCTTCCTATGATGCTTCCAAGCATTTGTACCGTGATGAAGCCGCCTAGCATCCATCCGGTCAAGGTAAAGGAGTTGTTGGCATTTAAAATGACAAAAGGCATGGCTAAAAGATAACTGAAACTCAAAAAAATGACGATGATTTGCTGCTGAAGTCTTGCATCACTCTTTAAGAGAAGTTTGGAATTTTTCATAAAAATCTTAAAACTTTTTTCTTTTACGGAAACATTTTGTTTTATCGGCTCTTCTATGGTCGAAAACACAACAAAGCCTATTGCCATAAGCAGGCTGCTTACGATAAAAAGATAAGCGTAATTAAGCGGCGCATCAAAATGGTGAAGCACATATCCGGCAACACCTCCGCTTATGATGGAGGCTACAGAGCCTGCAATCTGCCTGTGCGCCATGCTTTTACCGCGATATGTTTTTGAAAAAAGCTTCGCTTGAAGTTCTTTAAAATAGATGGCGCCAAATCCTGCCGTAAACGAAAAGAAAAAGAGTCCAACCCCGATAAAAAACAGCGTCAAAGGTTTGTTAGTTTCCCCAAAGAGAAAAATGCTTACCCCTATCATCAGCCATGAAAGGAATCTAAAGAAAAATACTTTGCTTAGATAAGGCAAAACACGCTGATAGGCTTGCGCATGAAAGGCTGCATAAAGCTGTATCACTATAGCCCCGCCACGAAGCAGG
This window contains:
- a CDS encoding SAM-dependent methyltransferase, coding for MMSFNNLGFIFKHLGSLVYSKPILDDLCVFLRGFTDKESVLDIGAGTGVMSEFAYRCNDTLKYTALDPAEGMLKYAPPYLEVHVGIAEALPFEKESFDAVFMGESLHHFNNPDAAFKEVVRVLKNGGRLFIYDFDKGTFLGKSICRMEKLFGEPANFYEPSVLKEVLEGHGFTVQINKHKWRYTVSAVL
- a CDS encoding sulfur reduction protein DsrE, with the translated sequence MKNLMILNHQPYDGTDVTWNALRLAKTLHERGEIVKIFLMNDAVDLVRDVTKKPESYEYDLVEMLKSLYNSGVDLSVCGTCITRCGINKNKPYFNDEIKGTMSKLAEWVMECDKVLTF
- a CDS encoding PIF1 helicase, coding for MMDKTDILEALKHSNVFLTGGAGVGKSYITNEVISDYRKRGKQVVALGSTGVSAVNIGGFTVHSFFDFGIAGNFEELLVHDKRAKKRLADLKKVLQATDLVIIDEISMVSADLLDMVAYRLNHFGYLGKLLFVGDFFQLPPVQKSASNHLFGDRLYAFESNAWEAFALKVIELTQMKRTHDAEFTHILNKVRCGICDDEVILYMQRLWNTQISDKDSTYLFGRNLEAERTNRAKINELDTEETILFANLEMFQKVHEKKLSGWKNLLPVSEYLTLKEGVPVLFTVNKWGKFVNGERGILRKIADEYLIVEKEEGCVRVERHDFDLLDIAVREDGGVEAVSLATLSQFPLKLAYAVTIHKSQGMSINNLVCNVDNIFAPSQFYVAISRAIDPKKLRIDFNKGDLTHYLKRVIHVDKRVAEYYDKISKN
- a CDS encoding MFS transporter yields the protein MFKLDDPKNNYKNVIHAFFLSLAITIAEPSTILPLMVHHFSDSVIIVGIFASLLRGGAIVIQLYAAFHAQAYQRVLPYLSKVFFFRFLSWLMIGVSIFLFGETNKPLTLFFIGVGLFFFSFTAGFGAIYFKELQAKLFSKTYRGKSMAHRQIAGSVASIISGGVAGYVLHHFDAPLNYAYLFIVSSLLMAIGFVVFSTIEEPIKQNVSVKEKSFKIFMKNSKLLLKSDARLQQQIIVIFLSFSYLLAMPFVILNANNSFTLTGWMLGGFITVQMLGSIIGSSLLWTRIDNYEKMLSLSFLFIIIAFVIALFAKDAYGYALIFLLFGVALDGFNNSGMNLVIEIAPEEKRPVYTAIQTNITSIGLFFPILGGVILKFVESYTVIYLLTITLLLIGFFLSLRLKKIK